A region of the Haematobia irritans isolate KBUSLIRL chromosome 5, ASM5000362v1, whole genome shotgun sequence genome:
tctattgttttaaagggacgtcactttccccgatacaatatcgacaaacaccgtagtgaatagcaccactaactttccctgaaaattctttaaactttccttcaagtgtggcgcaaggaaggttgcctcttcgttcataaccttcctccactgcctttgttaatttcaagaaaacttaagaatttttcttttttgcagttttagaggaggacctcctccccgaccaaatgtcgaaaagtgatgtagcgtatcttttgtaaacgtcccagaaaatgtcaagcaaattataagcctaaagggtcgacctctcttccattcaaatatcacaaaatcaggtatcaactattacggttgacggaggttacgatctctccccagtcctctgtaaatttcaagtaactcggtaaagtttaattgtttctctgtatgtacttaagagaagcggatgtctccctatgcccttttatttttattacaaaatcaggaacctgatataaatttcataacccattttttccgtaaaattttagtcgggggagtttagttttgtttgaacttaaaaaaaaaatcgggcaacgTGGTGGTCCCCGtcaccgaccaaatatcgaaaaataatgtagcggatttttgtctacatgccaaccccaacattcaatgaaaatttcaagcaaatcggataattttgttccaagtttaaaaaagtatggcaagggggaggtccccctccccatccacatatgaaatcatcgggtaccccatattaattccataacctcaccacatgttctctgtaaatcttagataatttagagaattttagttttttcactgtactttaaaaaaaggcgaataaaggagaggccccctccgccaccaaatatcgaaataaaaagtagcggatctttgtctagatgccaaccccaatcttcaacgaaaatttcaaccaaatcggtcaactttggtccaattttcaaaaagtccgacaaaggggaggtccccctccgcgaccaggtatcaaaaaattaggtaccctattttcaccacatgaacgccccctacgatctctgaaagtttcaagtaaatcggttcagccgtttcggagccaactcggtacatacaaacaaacaaacaaacaaacaaacatagattgaattttatatatatagattttgtcaacattttatttccattgaaaattttgtcaaaattttattttcacaaaaaaaattttcaaaattttatttctatagaaaattttgtcgaaattttacttccatagacaattttgtcaaaattttatttctatagaaaattttgtcaaaattttattttcatagaaaattttgtatttcaatagaaaattttgtcaaaattttatttctatagaaaattttgtcaaaatttattttctatagaaaattttgtcaaaattttatttctatagaaaattttgtcaaaattttatttctatagaaaattttgtcaaaattttagttctatagaaatttttgccaaaattttatttatgtggaagattttatcaaaattttatttctgtagacaattttgtcaaaattttatttctatagaaacttgtgtcaaaattttattttcatacaaaattttgtaaaaattttatttcaatagaaaattttgtcaacattttatttctgtagaaaattttatcaaaattttatttttttacacaattttgtcaagattgtatttctatagaaaattttgtcaaaattttatttctatagaaaattgtgacacaattttattttcatagaaaattttgtaaaaatcttttttgaaaatttgaaaattgaattgatcgttgaaatttttgtcagaaattctgtttctatagaatttttgtcaaaatagaaaattttgtcaaaatattattcccatagaaaattttgtcaaaatgttatttctatagaaaattttgtcaaaattttatttctacagaaaattttgtcaaaattttatttctatagaaaattttttcaaaattttatttctatagaaaaatttgtaaacattatatttttatagaaaactttgtcaaaattttatttctgtagaagattttatcaaaattgtatttctgtagacaattttgtcaagattgtatttctatagaaaattttgtcaaaattttatttctatagaaaattgtgacacaattttattttcatagaaaatgttgtaaaaatcatggttgaaaattgaattgatcgttgaaatttttgtcagaaattctgtttctatagaatttttgtcaaaatagaaaattttgtcaaaattttatttctatagaaaattttgtcaaaatattattcccatagaaaattttgtcaaaatgttatttctatagaaaattttgtcaacattttatttctatagaaaattttgtcaaaatgttatttctatagaaaattttgtcaaaattttatttctacagaaaattttgtcaaaattttatttctatagaaaatttttttcaaaattttatttctatagaaaaatttgttaacattttatttttatagaaaactttgtcaaaattttatttaaatagaaatttttgtcaaaattttatttctgtagaaaattttatcaaaattttatttttgtacacaattttgtcaagattgtatttctatagaaaattttgtcaaaattttatttctatagaaaattgtgacacaattttattttcatagaaaattttgtaaaaatcttggttgaaaatttgaaaattgaattgatcgttgaaatttttgtcagaaattctgtttctatagaatttttgtcaaaatagaaaattttgtcaaaatattattcccatagaaaattttgtcaaaatgttatttttatagaaaattttgtcaaaattttatttctacagaaaattttgtcaaaattttatttctatagaaaattttttcaaaattttatttctatagaaaaatttgtaaacattttatttttatagaaaactttgtcaaaattttatttctgtagaagattttatcaaaattttatttctgtagataattttgtcaaagttgtatttctatagaaaattttgtcaaaattttatttctatagaaaattgtgtcacaattttattttcatagaaaattttgtaaaaagcttggttgaaaatttgaaaattgaattgatcgttgaaaattttgtcagaaattctatttctatagaatttttgtcaaaatagaaaattttgtaaaaatcttatttccattgaaaattttgtcaacaagtttatttctatagaacattttgtcaaaattttatttctattaaacattttgtcaaaattttatttctgtagaagattttatcaaagttttatttctgtagacaattttgtcaaaattgtatttccatagaaaattttgtcaaaattttatttctgtagaaataaattgttagatcgattcagaatttcacgtattagttattatgaaattttctttaataattattttcttttggtcGCTGATAATTTAACCATTATATAGTTTATGATAATCGTATAAAATGAAAACAACTTTtctttatattacatgttagcctgataccgaaacaggcaattgacgtccaaatgcattatatctaattatacaattattattcgagctttatggacagatatagattaaggaacatggttaatagagccattgaaaagaaaacgccagatacaaatctatacacgcctggactgtacatgtttcggttcgggcgaatgaacctttccacagcctttagtatagatctggctgggaaagataactcaattttgggccctttatgctaactccttatggagaaaacatttgggaaatttcctcttacaaattgaatcatcttttctcccactgtacatcatcttttcatataacttacaagtcccttaatcttatttttatttcgttttgttacatagtaatgcaacaacacgaaatttatttttagaaagctaatttgttagaattcacctaagtggtgaacagtcgaacaatgcttattgtttctacagtcaactacaacatatgacaattaacagaaactggtttccaggatacaacaacaattctaacgcgtacattagtcgtgtttttcctagttttacgacgggctcatcgttgcttattatattacatgttagcctgataccgaaacaggcaattgaaataaaaataagattaagggacttgcaagttatatgaaaagatgatgtacagtgggagaaaagatgattcaatttgtaagaggaaatttcccaaatgttttctccataaggagttagcataaagggcccaaaattgagttatctctcccagccagatctatactaaaggctgtggaaaggttcattcgcccgaaccgaaacatgtacagtccaggcgtgtatagatttgtatctggcgttttcttttcaatggctctattaaccatgttccttaatctatatctgtccacaaagctcgaataataattgtataacttTTCTTTATGTTCATTATGTTGTTGCGCCCAGCATGATCACTATGATCATTGCGACTATGTGTCCACTGTTCCACCCATCGAATATGATACCCAAAAACCTGTTTCTTTCCTTGTACATCAAAGACTTTCCCACCATAACATTATCATGTGTAAGAAGATTTGAGTTAACGACAAATTATTTCTTTGAGTGGTAGCTACCACACAAAAatcacataaatatttaataatataaaaatcaaataaatttattgGTACACGCAGATAAAAGCTCtacataaattataataaaaaaactcaGAGTCAATTAAAAATACATTCAAGTTAGTtggaaatatattcaaaaatttcaatttaaataatcACATGGGCATTATTGTTTACACAAAACCAATAAGTCAaatgaataaaatgtaaatcaatgttgtggggatttttttttttttggtggaagtcgtattataattttttttactttattatcTTCTTTTGGGTATAGTTGTGGGACAGGCAAAACAAGAATGAAGAACTCAAAATGAAGAGCAGAGAAGATGTTTTGGCCAAAATTCAATAGAATAGAATTCAATAGAAATCTTTAGAAAAATGCGTATAAATACGCAATGATTTGAACGTAAAGAGCACAGTCGTTCTTTAGGCTTTTACAATCCAATCAACAATCAACACAATGGTAAATATCCTaataggaaaaaattaaaaaataaataaattgcccatctttaaaattcgattttgaaaCTTACGAATGACTTCCTTTTAATTCACAGAAATTCCTTATTGTCGCTTTGGCTTTCGTGGCTTGCGCCTACGCTGATGTTTCCGAATTGGGCTACAACTACGAGCAACCAGCTGCTCCAGCTCCTGCCCCAGCTCCAGTTCAACCTGAAAGATCTTATATTCCCCCAGCTGCCCCCGCTCCTGCCCCAGCTCCAGTTCACCATGCTCCAGCCCCTGCCCCAGCTCCAGTCCACCATGCCCCAGCCCCAGTTCACCATGCCCCAGCTCCAGTTCACCAAGCCCCAGCTCCAGTCCACCATGCCCCTGCTCCAGTTCACCATGCGCCAGCTCCCGCTCCAGCTCCAGCTCCAGTTTACCATGCCCCCGCTCCTGCCCCAGCCCCAGCACCAGTTGCCCCTAAAGTAGAAGAACCCGTCAACGCTTACATTCCCCCTGCTCCAGTGGCCCCAGTTGCCCCCGTTGAGGAAATTGAACAAACTCCCTCTGACGGTTACCGTTACAAGACTGTCCGTCGCGTTGTCTACAGACACCGTGCCTAAGCGATCTTTAAGGAAATCATTGCCTTTAGTTGATTCGTtaatgttacaaattttttaaatacaaatattgaaaagaaaattaagacaattttgttttcaattgtgGAAGGTTGTTCAGCAAGTAGAAACGGCGCTGAGTTCGGCTTAGCCAAATCTCTTTCACCATACATGCCACTCATTAGGATGTGCTGTAGATAAAGATATTAAGTCGGGCTATATTAGTCATAAAGTCATAGAGTATACACATATTGgtgagttcactaaacccaaagtgaaccacacttgaaccctccgaaaaaacaaaacacgaatgaagtaagaggcagcacgctcaaaataaatcaaaatcgatgatttgatggtggcaaggaaaaagagagatgtttgtatgaatttatttcggcataagccggctatcataaaccttttttcggagggttcaagtgtggttcactttgggtttagtgaagtgtttgaatttattctgataatttgttgatagttttgctgcaagtcgaggatgctgatgaggaatgtggtaattccgaaacgtgcgtccatccaaccatcttgcagtctatagggctttgcccaaataaatttgacaaacattcttttcatctgttggttaagctactcttataGTTtaatcaacacaatggttttaaagctgagatcaaaacaacaaatatgattgaagtagaaaccaccaataaaaaaaatattatttctatagaaacttttgtcaacattttattttgatagaatttttttccaaattttgtttctacagaaaattttgtccaaattttatttctatagaagatgttgtcaaaattgtatttctataaattttttttctcaaaattttatttctatagaaaattttgtcaaaattttatttctatagattattttgtcaaaatattattatacccacacacaaaaaaaatttttttgatttcaatcacgaaaatcgcggattcaatcatttttttaattgaaatgtcttcaatcacgaaaatgatagtatcaatcacccattttgattgaaaaccaacacgatttttaattaaaaatttaattgacttttgtcacggaatcaattaattgtgtgattgaatcaattaaaaacgtgattgatttttaacataaaattcaatcatagttttaattgaatcaattaaaattttaattaatttcgcgacaaaaaatcaatcaactatttgattcattcaattaaataattaattgaaattggctataaatttcgatcaaaaaatttatatattgcgacctcaaaatcgtatttagtttttttttcttttgaaataaaagaaaatatgtgtttcttataaaacatatttaatattttattattttttgaattatgcaatagacagataattttggttcttgtcatttgtattttgttctaacataacttacaaatacaactactatcaataacaactatagggtgaaaaaataaattatataaatcattatcttccttataataataaccgtgttagcatgttccttctaatatgtagatgcgcctagatttccaataaatcagcagcctgtaagctaaattagtttttctgaaagtaaacagaataattcgaatttcattttgttcaattaaaatttaattttgttaaacattacctgcatagaatatcaagttcaattcatagttccaggttgcagatttataatcttcttttgcagttgtagtcttttatcataaaaatgtgtattaaggagctcggtaatttaattttagtaacaattcctttccaaaatttccacacattaaaaacgtctattaaaatttgaaccaatcaaagacaaaaataatgggaaagcaatgtaatatttggtattatattgatgatactttgcaaattctggaaatagaaaaaaaaaatataaatggaaaatacatatatttattattttcggatatttttcatatttttaaatccaaaggaAAGAActcttttaccattacataattcagctcattagtttatataccagatatactgctctctacttgggttcaaactgaaaaaggcaggtaaaacaaaaatgcaatttaatgccaacgctacttcgcaacttcaaggtgaatcttccaccaaacccataccgctcttggttttaagaaaactaggagtgaaaaaaaatttataattttaaaagatcaatacggtacccacttttttattgcatacatattattatatatttgataaaatgatggagttgatgggattgattggtcaatttcacgaaataaaattggtcactaaaagaaatgaataaaaaatatattattttagtccgtttaatgtaaacaggcttcaatggaaaacggtattcacatttcacaatttcttaccttcaataaacgtagattgttttccatttttacaatgccacaaaacacaaacacaggtaatttcaaatgcgttctgtcatatatttttttcaaacccttaccacgtggccgtttgttgttgcacactttatttatttcaaccctttgctaagatttgttgttgcgttcaaaatatctatgcacacattttgaatgcagcagacagaatgtcgccaatcatgtttttcaatttacgcgaaaaacaaaaacccaaccgttcgttacgagttacttccacagactgatctctccatcatacattgttgaataaaaacccattctcttgttctcttttcgctctttccattgctcaaaattattcagtttcaatcacaaaggtgattggatcaatcacatgtgtaattggaaacggaaaaaatttcaatcacgtttgtaattgaaaattatttccgaattgattaagaaattgattgaatcaattaatattttaattggaaacgtaacaaatatcaatcatttttttaattggtttttattcggatttgattaaataatttattgaatcaattaacatattaattgaatccgtttccaaattcaattaagtgtttaattgaaaaaattttggtgataattttttgtgtgcaccacatagaatggtgacgggggtataataagattgccattccgtttgtaacacatcgaaatatcaactatataaagtatatatattcttgatcagggagaaactctaagacgatataacgatgtccgtctgtctgtctgttgtaatcatgctaaaGTCTTCaagaatgaagcaatcgtgctgaaattttgcacaaactcgtcttttgtctgctggcaggtcaagttcgaagatggcctatatcggtccaggttttgatatagtccccatataaaccgacatcccgatttggggtcttgggcttatagaaatcgcagtttttattcaatttacctgaaattggaaatcgagaggtactttaaaaccgtaaagaggtgtgccaaaaatggtgagcatcggtccatgttttggtacagtccccagttggggtcttgggcgtatagaaaccgtagtttttatccaatgggcgtatagaaaccgtagtttttatccaatttgcctaaaattgaaaatctagaggtacttggggaccatcaaaaggtgtgccgaaaatggtccgtatttggtatatgttttgtatggtccatgttttggtatagcccccaaatagaccgacctcccgattttacatcttgggtttatagaatccgtagtttatatacaattcgcctgaaatttcaaatcaagacgttattttataattttcttgtacacttacaagagatgttaatgattcctctaaaactcaaacaaaaattgttcttataaatccagaatctgataaagtcctcataggtgaaatctttaaatttatcttcggaaagtgtcctcaagtcctcaagccctcctgaaatttcaaaggaaaccctaatatttgtttcatggtggtgggtatttaagattcggcccggccgaacatactgttgtatatacttgtttctatagaaaattttgtcaaaatttcatttctatagaaaattttgtcaacattttatttctatagaaaaaattttccaaattttatttctattgaaaaattttatgcaaattttatttctggagaaaattttgtccaaattttatttcaatagaaaatgttgtctaaattttatttcaaaagaaagttttgtccacatttaatttatatagaaaaatttgtcaaaatttcatttctatagaaaatattgttaacattttatttctatagaaaaag
Encoded here:
- the LOC142241027 gene encoding uncharacterized protein LOC142241027: MKFLIVALAFVACAYADVSELGYNYEQPAAPAPAPAPVQPERSYIPPAAPAPAPAPVHHAPAPAPAPVHHAPAPVHHAPAPVHQAPAPVHHAPAPVHHAPAPAPAPAPVYHAPAPAPAPAPVAPKVEEPVNAYIPPAPVAPVAPVEEIEQTPSDGYRYKTVRRVVYRHRA